AGAGCACACTATTCGTTTTGCGGTACCATCAAACGATACGTATGAGTGGGAAGATATCGTTCGTGGAAATATTAAATTTGAATCAAAAGATATCGGTGACTGGGTTCTTGTTAAAAAGAACGGAATCGCTACATATAACTACGCGGTAGTAGTTGACGATGCATTAATGAAGATTAGTCACGTACTACGCGGTGAAGAGCATATTTCTAATACTCCTAAACAAATAATGGTATATCGTGCATTAAATTGGGATGCTCCAGATTTTGGTCATATGGCAGTAATTGTGAACGAAAACCGTAAAAAGCTTTCAAAACGTGACGAATCTGTATTACAATTTATTGAACAATATCAAAATCTTGGTTACTTACCAGAAGCGTTATTTAACTTTATTGCACTTCTTGGTTGGTCACCAGTTGGTGAAGAAGAAATTTTTAGCAAGGATGAATTTATTAAGATTTTCGATCCTAGCCGTTTAAGTTCTGCTCCTGCTATGTTTGATAAGCAAAAATTAACTTGGATTAACAACCGATATATTAAAGAGCAACCATTAGAAAAAGTAGTAGAAATATCATTACCACATCTAATTAAAGCTGGTTTTGTAAATGAAGAACGCACTGCAGATGAAAATCTGTGGGTTACAAATCTAGTAGCTTTATATCAAGACCAAATGAGCTTTGGTGCTGAAATTGTAGAATTATCAAGCTTATTCTTCAAAGAAGTATTAACATTCGGTGAAGAAGAGAAAGCTGTTATTTCTGAAGAGCAAGTGAAGGAAGTACTTTCAGCATTAGTTGAAGAACTTAAAGCTTCTGAAGAATTTACAGTTGATTCAATTAAAGCTGCAATGAAATCAGTTCAAAAGTCAACTGGACAAAAAGGTAAAAAGTTATTTATGCCAATTCGTGTTGCAACAACTGGTCAATGTCATGGTCCTGAATTACCAGCAGCGATGACTTTATTAGGAAAAGAAAAAGTTATTGCTCGTTTACAACAAATAATTGGTTAACATTTTGATTAATTTGTAATATATATAAGTAATATTCATATAGGTAAAATGTTGATAGGGAAAAGTAAATGGCTATTCGTTACCCAGAGAGAATCACATTGGTGAAAGTGATTTTAACGGTAGTCATAGAAGTGCCCCCTTGAGTCCTTAGCCGAAAAATACGTTTGAGTAGGCTATGGCGGTGGAAACCGTTACATTACATGAGTTGAGATAATCTAGTTTATCTAAACAGAGTGGAACCGCGCATAAAGCGTCTCTGTGTATTTTATATACACAGGGACGCTTTTTATTTTTTATAAGAAATAAATAAAATTCTTAATAAATTCTTTAAGGGGAAATGAAGATGCTAAAGTACATGAAGGAAGATGTAGCGACGATATTTGAACGCGACCCAGCCGCTACTAGCTATTTAGAAGTTATTCTTACGTATGCTGGTTTACATGCATTATGGCTTTATCGATTTGCACATTATTTCTATCGGAAAAAATGGCACTTTATTGCAAGAAGTATTTCACAGTTTGCTCGTTTTTTAACAGGGATCGAGATTCATCCAGGGGCGAAAATTGGTAGACGATTTTTTATCGATCATGGAGCGGGAGTCGTAATTGGAGAAACATGTGAAATCGGTGATGATGTTACAATTTATCAAGGGGTAACATTAGGTGGAACCGGTAAGGAAAAGGGTAAGCGACATCCAACCTTATTGAGTGGGGTACTAGTAGCTACGGGAGCAAAAGTTCTAGGATCAATCACAATCGGAGAAAATGCAAAAATCGGTGCAAATTCAGTTGTACTAAAGGATGTTCCAAATAATACTACGGTTGTTGGTATACCTGGTAAGATAGTTGTTCAAGATGGAATTAGAGTAAATAATCAATTTGATCACTGTGATCTACCTGACCCAGTAGCAGATCGATTACTACAACTTGAAGCGGAATTAGAAGAGCTAAGAAGTTTAATGAGAATATCTGAAAGGAAGTAAAACGATGGCAATTCAAATTTATAATACATTAACAAGGAATAAAGAAGATTTTAAACCGATAGAAGAAGGCAAGGTCAAAATGTATGTATGTGGACCTACTGTATATAACTATATTCATATTGGTAATGCAAGACCTGCTATTGTGTTTGATACAGTAAGACGTTATTTTGAATATCGAGGATATGAAGTAAACTATGTTTCAAATTTCACTGATGTTGATGACAAGTTAATTAAAGCAGCAAATGAATTAGGTTCAGATGTCCCAACTATAGCAGATCGATTTATTAATGCATATTTTGAAGATGTTCAAGCACTAGGTTGCAAAACAGGTACGAATCATCCTCGTGTAATGGATAATATGGATATTATTATTAAGTTTATCGATGAGCTAGTAAAAAAAGGCTATGCATATGAATCCGAAGGTGATGTTTACTTCAAAACAAAGGAATTTGATGGTTACGGTAAACTTTCACACCAATCAATTGAAGACCTTCGAATTGGTGAAAGAATTGAAGTTGGTGAAAAGAAAGAAGATCCATTAGATTTCGCTCTATGGAAAGCAGCAAAACCAGGTGAAATATCTTGGGAAAGTCCATGGGGGAAAGGTAGACCAGGATGGCATATTGAGTGCTCAGCAATGGCAAAGAAATATCTTGGGGAAACAATTGATATTCATGCAGGCGGTCAAGACTTATCATTCCCACACCATGAAAATGAGATTGCTCAGTCAGAAGCTTTAAGTGGGAAAACTTTTTCAAATTATTGGATGCATAATGGATACATCAATATTGACAACGAAAAAATGTCGAAGTCATTGGGTAACTTTGTATTGGTACATGACATTATTAAAATCGTTGATCCTATGTTATTACGTTTCTTCATGTTATCAGTGCATTATCGTCACCCAATTAACTATAGCGAAGAACTTTTACAAGAAGCTAGAAATGGTTTTGAACGTATTAAAACGGCTTATCAGAATAGTAAGCATCGTTTAGAAAGCAGTACTAATTTAACAGAAGATGACAATAAGTGGTTAAAAGAAATAGCAGATGAAAAAGCTGTCTTCACAAAAGTAATGGATGATGACTTTAATACAGCTAATGCGATTTCTGTTTTATATCAATTAGCTAAATTGGCAAATCAATATTTACTAGAGACACATACTTCTACGAATGTATTAAATCAATTAGTAGCAACTTTTGATGAATTATCAAATGTACTAGGCATTACATTAGTTAAAGAAGAAGCGATGTTAGATGATGAAATCGAAGCATTAATTCAAAAACGAACAGACGCACGTAAAAATCGTGATTTTGCATTAGCAGACCAAATACGTGACCAATTAAAAGAATTAAATATAATCATTGAAGATACTCCGCAAGGTATTCGCTGGAAAAGAGGGTAACTTCATGATTGAAAGTAACCAAAATATTGATGCTAAACAATTAAACAGTTTAGCACTTGCTTATATAGGTGATGCTGTATATGAAATTTATGTACGACATCACCTCCTTGAAAAAGGGACAGTAAGACCTAATCAACTTCATCGAGCAGCAACAAGATTTGTTTCTGCGAAAGGACAAGCTAAAGTAATTAGAGAAATGCTTTTTACTGAGATATTGTCAGATGAAGAAGTCGCGGTCGTTAAAAGGGGCCGTAATGCAAAGTCAGGAACTGTACCAAAAAATACGGATGTACAAACGTATCGATACGCAACCGCAATGGAAGCGTTAATTGGATACCATTATTTATTAAAAAATGAAGATAGACTCAATACAATTGTACAATTTGCGATTCAATTTATTGAGAATGATAAAGGAGCATAATATGTCTGAGGAATTTATTATTGGACGTAATCCAGTTATGGAAGCAATACGTTCAGGTCGTGATATAAATAAAATTTGGGTTAGCGAAGGAGCAAATAAAGGTCAAATCCATAAACTTTTAGAATTAGCTAACCAAAACAAAGTGATCGTTCAAACAGCACCAAACAAGAAATTAGATGGAATGGTTAAAGGAAACCACCAAGGTGTAGTAGCGCAAGTAGCAGCATATGAATATGTAGAAATTGATGATTTATTTGAAGTGGCTAGTAGTCGAAATGAACAACCGTTCTTCTTAATACTTGATGAAATTGAAGACCCTCATAATTTAGGCTCAATTATGAGAACTGCAGATGCAGTTGGCGCTCATGGAATCATTATTCCAAAGAGAAGAGCTGTAGGTTTAACTTCAGCGGTTGCTAAAGCTTCTACGGGAGCCATTGAATACATTCCTGTAGCTCGAGTAACGAACTTAGCAAGAACTGTGGATGAATTAAAAGAAAGAGGAGTTTGGATTTTTGGTACAGATGCAAAAGGTGCTGATGACTATCGAAACATGGATGGCCAAATTTCTCTTGGGTTAATTATTGGTAGTGAAGGTAAAGGCATGAGCAGGATCTTAAAGGAAAAATGTGATTTCCTAATCAAGTTACCAATGGTCGGTAAAGTTACATCTTTAAATGCGTCTGTTGCGGCTAGTTTATTAATGTATGAAATACATCGTAAGAGACACCCGCTTGGATCATAAGAAGAAAGAGATTCTTATTGTAGATGGTTATAACATGATTGGAGCTTGGCCGAATCTTAGAAAACTTCGAGAAATTGACTTTGATAAATCACGTGATTATCTTATTACTCAACTTGCTGAGTATAAGGCATTCACAGGGATGTATATAATTGTTGTATTTGATGCTCATTTTGTAAATGGAATCGAAAAGGTCGACAAGAATTCAAAGGTCGAAGTGATTTTTACTCGAAAAAACCAGACGGCTGATGAAAAAATTGAAAAACTTGCAATTGAGCTTCGTCATGTTAACCATCATATTTATGTTGCGACATCTGACTTTACTGAGCAATGGCAAATATTTGGACAAGGTGCACTTCGTATACCTGCAATGGAACTTTATCGATCGGTTACTCAAAATAAAAAAATGATAAGCAGTCGAATTAGTGAAATACCTGATCAAAGACTGACGATTAGCAAGACTTTAAATTCGAAACAAACAGAAATTTTAGAAAAATGGCGAAGAGGGGAACGATGACTTATTGTTTCCTTCTTCTTTGTGCTGTATAATTTAAATAAATTGTTTGGTCGGAGGTGCTAATTTTGAACGTTGAACAGGAATTGAAGCTAATGATAGAGTATGGCCCTTTAGAAGATGAGGTAATTCTCGAATATGTTCGAGAAGGTGATCAAGAGGCACTAACATTTTTAATTCAAAAGTACCGCAATTTCGTTAAAGCAAAGTCTAGGTCTTATTTCCTAATAGGAGCTGACCGTGAAGACATCATTCAAGAAGGTATGATTGGATTATACAAAGCAATTCGTGATTACAAAGAAGACAAACTTTCGTCCTTCAAGGCGTTTGCAGAATTATGCATTACAAGACAAATTATTACAGCAATTAAAACAGCAACTAGACAAAAGCATATCCCATTAAATTCTTATGTTTCATTGGACAAGCCTATTTATGATGAGGAATCTGATCGTACATTACTGGATGTTTTAACAGAAACAAAAAACATGGATCCAGAGGAACTTGTTATCAATCAAGAAGAAAATGTGGACATAGAGCTTAAAATGTCTGAATTATTAAGCGATTTAGAAAGGAAAGTATTATCACTCTATTTAGATGGTCGATCTTACCAAGAAATATCAGAAGAGTTAAATAGACATGTGAAATCGATTGATAATGCTTTACAAAGAGTGAAAAGAAAACTTGAGAGATATATGGAAATAAGAGAACTGTCAG
This genomic interval from Gottfriedia acidiceleris contains the following:
- the gltX gene encoding glutamate--tRNA ligase is translated as MSNRVRVRYAPSPTGHLHIGNARTALYVYLFAKHFNGDMVLRIEDTDIERNVEGGEESQAKYLHWLGIDWDEGPDKGGEYGPYRQLERLDLYKQYANELIENGHAYKCYCTEEELAAEREAQLAAGHPTTRYSGKCRHLTAEERSVKEAAGAEHTIRFAVPSNDTYEWEDIVRGNIKFESKDIGDWVLVKKNGIATYNYAVVVDDALMKISHVLRGEEHISNTPKQIMVYRALNWDAPDFGHMAVIVNENRKKLSKRDESVLQFIEQYQNLGYLPEALFNFIALLGWSPVGEEEIFSKDEFIKIFDPSRLSSAPAMFDKQKLTWINNRYIKEQPLEKVVEISLPHLIKAGFVNEERTADENLWVTNLVALYQDQMSFGAEIVELSSLFFKEVLTFGEEEKAVISEEQVKEVLSALVEELKASEEFTVDSIKAAMKSVQKSTGQKGKKLFMPIRVATTGQCHGPELPAAMTLLGKEKVIARLQQIIG
- the cysE gene encoding serine O-acetyltransferase codes for the protein MLKYMKEDVATIFERDPAATSYLEVILTYAGLHALWLYRFAHYFYRKKWHFIARSISQFARFLTGIEIHPGAKIGRRFFIDHGAGVVIGETCEIGDDVTIYQGVTLGGTGKEKGKRHPTLLSGVLVATGAKVLGSITIGENAKIGANSVVLKDVPNNTTVVGIPGKIVVQDGIRVNNQFDHCDLPDPVADRLLQLEAELEELRSLMRISERK
- the cysS gene encoding cysteine--tRNA ligase, with protein sequence MAIQIYNTLTRNKEDFKPIEEGKVKMYVCGPTVYNYIHIGNARPAIVFDTVRRYFEYRGYEVNYVSNFTDVDDKLIKAANELGSDVPTIADRFINAYFEDVQALGCKTGTNHPRVMDNMDIIIKFIDELVKKGYAYESEGDVYFKTKEFDGYGKLSHQSIEDLRIGERIEVGEKKEDPLDFALWKAAKPGEISWESPWGKGRPGWHIECSAMAKKYLGETIDIHAGGQDLSFPHHENEIAQSEALSGKTFSNYWMHNGYINIDNEKMSKSLGNFVLVHDIIKIVDPMLLRFFMLSVHYRHPINYSEELLQEARNGFERIKTAYQNSKHRLESSTNLTEDDNKWLKEIADEKAVFTKVMDDDFNTANAISVLYQLAKLANQYLLETHTSTNVLNQLVATFDELSNVLGITLVKEEAMLDDEIEALIQKRTDARKNRDFALADQIRDQLKELNIIIEDTPQGIRWKRG
- a CDS encoding Mini-ribonuclease 3 gives rise to the protein MIESNQNIDAKQLNSLALAYIGDAVYEIYVRHHLLEKGTVRPNQLHRAATRFVSAKGQAKVIREMLFTEILSDEEVAVVKRGRNAKSGTVPKNTDVQTYRYATAMEALIGYHYLLKNEDRLNTIVQFAIQFIENDKGA
- the rlmB gene encoding 23S rRNA (guanosine(2251)-2'-O)-methyltransferase RlmB, whose protein sequence is MSEEFIIGRNPVMEAIRSGRDINKIWVSEGANKGQIHKLLELANQNKVIVQTAPNKKLDGMVKGNHQGVVAQVAAYEYVEIDDLFEVASSRNEQPFFLILDEIEDPHNLGSIMRTADAVGAHGIIIPKRRAVGLTSAVAKASTGAIEYIPVARVTNLARTVDELKERGVWIFGTDAKGADDYRNMDGQISLGLIIGSEGKGMSRILKEKCDFLIKLPMVGKVTSLNASVAASLLMYEIHRKRHPLGS
- a CDS encoding NYN domain-containing protein; this encodes MIGAWPNLRKLREIDFDKSRDYLITQLAEYKAFTGMYIIVVFDAHFVNGIEKVDKNSKVEVIFTRKNQTADEKIEKLAIELRHVNHHIYVATSDFTEQWQIFGQGALRIPAMELYRSVTQNKKMISSRISEIPDQRLTISKTLNSKQTEILEKWRRGER
- the sigH gene encoding RNA polymerase sporulation sigma factor SigH, yielding MIEYGPLEDEVILEYVREGDQEALTFLIQKYRNFVKAKSRSYFLIGADREDIIQEGMIGLYKAIRDYKEDKLSSFKAFAELCITRQIITAIKTATRQKHIPLNSYVSLDKPIYDEESDRTLLDVLTETKNMDPEELVINQEENVDIELKMSELLSDLERKVLSLYLDGRSYQEISEELNRHVKSIDNALQRVKRKLERYMEIRELSV